The segment GCTTCATTACTCTCTACCCATTCCTTGGCCGCTTCTTCAGGCGATTGTCCGCCCTGAATCTTGACCATAACCTGCTCCATATCCTCTGCAGTCCATTTGAATTGGCTCAGGAACTTGTGTACATCCGGCATATCTTCCTTCAGACCTGAGCGGACCATGGTATGAATCTGCTCGGCACCGCCGTAGACATTCTTCGGATCGTCCAGGTACTTGAGGTCCATATTGGCGAACATCCAGTGCGGCGTCCAGCCTGTCACTACAATCGGTTCATTCTTGTCAAAAGCCTTCTGCAGCTCCTGCGCCATCGCTGCCGATGAGCTCTCCAGCAGCGTATAATCGCTCAAGCCGTAGGCTTCGAGCGCTTTTTCCGTAGCCGTCATAATTCCGGCCCCCGGCTCAATTCCGATAATCCGCTTATCCAGCGTTGCCGCTACTTCCGCATTATTCAGATCTTCAATGGAGTTGATCTCCATATAGGCCGGAACAGCAAGCCCGGTCTTCGTTCCATCCAGATTCACACCGGCATCCTCAATGTCCTTGCCGTATTTCTCCAGATAAGAGGCATGTGTGCTTGGCAGCCAGGCGGCTACCATGGCATCTGCGCTTCCGTCAGCAATCCCTGCCCACATCGGTCCGGCATCGACCTGCAGCATCTCCACCTTCACGCCGAGCTTCGTTTCCAGCACTTCCTTGACTACGTTAGTACTGGCGATCTCGGAATCCCAGGCCACATAAGCCAGCTTCACCGTACTGTTAGTATTGGACGAACAACCAGCTACCAGAATTACAGCCATTAGCAGCATCAGCAAGACCAGGGGTCTGCGCTTTATCGATTGGATTCTTTTCATATTAATCATACACTCCTATTCTTGTGGTTTGGATTTGAAGAGCTTCTGGGTCAGACGATCCAGCAGGATGGCAATAATAACAATCGCAATCCCCGCCTCGAAACCCGCACCCGTCTTCGCCTGTGATACTGCACGGTATACATAGGCACCTACACCCTGGGCACCGATCATGGACGAGATGACGACCATAGACAGCGAGAGCATAATCGTCTGGTTAATCCCGGCCATAATGGTCGGGAGCGCGATCGGCAATTGCAGCTTGAACAGCTTCTGCCCTGCGGTTGAACCGAAGGCATCCGCCGCTTCCACCAGCTCCGGTGAGACCTGGCGAATCCCCAGGTTCGTTAACCGGATCGTTGGCGGAATAGCAAAAATAATAGAAGCAATGACGCCGGGAACGACGCCCAGCGAGAAGAACGACACGGCTGGAAGCAGATATACGAACGCCGGCATCGTCTGCATGAAGTCTAAGATAGGGGTGGCAATGTTCTGGAAAGTCCGGCTCTGTGCACACAGCACTCCTAGCGGAACCCCGATCACTACAGCCAGCAGAGAGGCTGTCAATACCAGGGCCAGCGACTGCATCGACGGCCCCCATAATCCAAGATTGTCAATCAGGAGCAGTCCGACCACCGCAAACAGCGCCATCCGCCATTTGCCGATCCAGTAGGCCAGAGCTGCGATCAGAAGGGTCAGCACCATTGCGGGCAGGAAATTCAGTGCCGCATCAATCCCGCTCACCATTCCGCCAATCACAGCATGAATGATATCAAATACAGGGCCGAAGTAGGTCGTGAGCCAATTTTCAATCCATTCTACGCCCTTTCCGAGCGGTATTTTGGGTAAATTCATGAACCAATTCCTCCTTCAGGAACCGCGTTACCGGCCAGGGCAGACAACACGGCCCCTTTGATAACAATGCCCTTCAGCTTCTCGCCTTCCCCCACTACAGCAACGGGCAGATGCGTCTCCGACATCAGCTCGAACAGATCATTCAGCAGGGTATCCGGCTGAACCCGGGGAATGTCGCGCAGCATCACATCCAGAATACTGCGGTTCTCCTTCAAGGCCTGTGAGGCATTATCCGCTGTCAGCAGACCCTGCAGCCGCATCTCATTATCTGCGACATACAGGCTGGAGACCCCGCTGTCCCGCATGAGCTGCAGGGCTACCCGGGGACCGCGTTCCGGGCGGATCATCTCCGGCTGGCGCATGACATGGGAAGCGGTCAATACTTTGGACAGATCCACATCCTCTACGAAGCGTTCCACATATTTGTTCGCAGGCTGAATCAGAATTTCTTCCGGCGATCCGATCTGGACAATGACCCCGTCCTTCATCAGGGCAATACGGTCCCCGATCCGCAGCGCTTCATCCAGATCATGCGTGATGAAGACAATCGTCTTCTTCACTCTGGATTGCAGCTCCAGCAATTCCTGCTGCATATCCTTACGGATCAGCGGATCAAGCGCACTGAAGGCTTCATCCATCAGCAGAATGTCAGGATCATTGGCCAGACCGCGCGCCAGGCCGACACGCTGCTGCATGCCTCCGCTGAGCTGATCCGGACGGTGATTCTCCCAGCCCTTCAGCCCCACAAGCTCAAGAGCCTCCATCGCCAGGCGGGTTCGTTTGCTTCGCTCCACACCCTGGACTTCCAGTCCGTATTCTGCGTTAGCCAGCACACTGCGGTGCGGGAACAGCGCGAACTTTTGAAAGACCATGCCGATATTCTTCCGCCGGAATTCCCGAAGCTGCTCCGGATTCATCTTGACAACATCCTTACCCTTGAACAGCACCTGTCCTCCGGTAGGCTCAATCAGCCGGTTCAATAGACGGACAAGCGTGGACTTACCACTGCCCGACAATCCCATAATGACAAATATTTCTCCCTCTTCAATGCTGAATTCGGCTTTATTCACACCGACCGTCAGCTTGGCTTCCCTGGCGATCTTTTCTTTAGACCAGCCTTGTTCTAATAATGGAAGCGCCCGTGCTGCATCATGACCGAATACTTTGGTTAACTGTTTCACCTCTATAATTGCCATGGTGACCTCCTTCTCTCCCTTTACTTTCGGGTTAACGCTACTGACCTAGTGTAACGGACTTACGAAAAAATAAGCAAAGCGCATATTCGGTTAAAATTTAGTGTACAGTTTTAACTTTACAAACTTTACGTATAGAATACTCTGTTTAACGCCGGATTCCGTTCCGGATGAATTCTTTACTTCTTGCCGGGGATTTGATTACAATACACTAGGAGAGACATGCAGAATGTCAGCCTATTCCTCAGGAGGGACATCATGAACGATTTAGAGGGGCTTTTGCCCGAGCAAATAGAAAAAATCAGCAAAGCCCGTGAACGGGTCATCGACTCTATCGGCAAAAATATGGATTTATACGGCATCACCCTGTCCATCGGGCATTTATACGGTTACATGTACTTTAATGAGGGCCCGGTTACACTGGATGAACTAAGCAGCACCATGGGCATGAGTAAGACCTCCATGAGTACTGGAGTACGTACCCTGCTGGATTTGAAGATGATCGATAAAGTCTGGGGCAAGGGCACCCGCAAGGATCTGTTCGAGGTGGTTCCCGACTGGCATCAGAACTTCAGCGATTACTTCTCTATTAAATGGAGAAAAGCAGTTGAAGGGAATATGACCGCCCTTAACAAATCACTCGCCGAAATCCGGCAGATGCAAATCGATTACGCGGACGAGCCCGACCTGTCGCGCCTGCTCCACACCGACGAGCTCAAGATTGAGGAAGCCATTAAATATTACCGCTGGCTGCTGAAGCTGATCGAAGCGCTGGAGACCGGCAAGATTTTTGAATTAATCCCTAAAGAATAATATCAGCTATTGGCGTTCAAACTATTCTGCTCATGCTGAAAAGGCTGTCCCAAATGGGGATGTTCCATAAGCCATGAAATGGCAGGGACACCCCTTGTTTTGGAGTTGGATGGACGTTTGCGCTCGGTGAGGACGCTCCGCGAACGAAACGTTGTTACAATCGCTGTGCTCGTAAGAATTTTTTTCATTCCCCTATTCGGTTTCGGTGAAAATCCGGAGACCAAGGCGACCGCTATCGCTTCTCCGCGGGTCGTTTCGTCCTCTCCACTGTTTAAGCAGGAAATGGAACTACCAAAGACTTCAAGGGAACCTAGCCTCGCATACATTTGAGCCATCGCCTACTTTTGAGCACAATGTATGCTGTTTTCCGCATACATTCGGGCCATCACATGCGTTTGAGCACAATGTATGTTGTTTTCCGCATACATTTGGGCCATGCGCCTGCGTTTGAGCACAATGTATACTGTTTTCCGCATACATTCGGGCCATAAGCCTGCGTGCGAGCACAATGTATGTTGTTTTCCGCATACATTCGGGCCATATGCCTGCGTGCGAGCACAATGTATGCTGTTTTCCGCATACATTCGGGCCATCGCCTGCGTTTGAGCACAATGTATACTGTTTTCCACATACATTGGGGCCATCGCCTGCGCTTGAGCACAATGTATACTGTTTTCCACATACATTCGGGCCATGGGATGCTCCACCAGGGAAACTATAGTTTCCCTACAAGCATCAAAACGGCGGCGACCCTTGAATTCAAGGATCGCCGCCGTTTTCGCATGCTGATGTGCTGTCACTGGCAGTTATACTACCGGCAAATTACGCTGTCTTTCGTTAGCTTACGGGTTCTCGATCAGACTGACATCATCGATGAAGATATGATTGCCTGCTTCGATAGCGGCATTCGTCTCTGCGCTGTTGCCGGGATTCAGCCCCAGCAGAAAGACCAGATGAACACCTGCATCCGTTCCGCCGTTCATGGTAAAGGTGTAGCTGAAGCGCTGCATGTCGCCTGTCAGAGCCGTCGCCGTCACCGGCAGATATTTGGTGTAATCGCCGCCGTTATGCTCAACTGCCACCTCAATCAGCCGGTTGATATCCGAACGGGCGCTGAAGGCCAAGGTATAGCTTTTCCCCTGAGTCAGCTTCAGATCCCTGTAATCTACCTGGGCGGCGTAGTTGGCAGATCCCGTGAAGCCCAGCGACACCTCAAGCTCTCCATTCTGGACTGCGGCATTTCCAGCACCCTCGAAGTACTGGGTCCAGCCCTTAAGAGCCGGCTGCGCATCGAATGTGCCGTTATCCAGCGTGCCGCTGGCAGGCTCAGTGTCCGGTCCGTCCGTTACCTTCCTAAGCACGATATCGTCAAAAGAAATCGTATGCGCTATATGGTTCGCCGTCTTATCCTCACCCAGCGTGGCTCCGATCAGATAATTCAGCTTCAGCGGATTGTTATTCGTCACACTGAACTGTGTGCTATAGGTCGCCCATGTGGCTGTTATGTCGAACTTCGCTTGGGCTGCCTGAGCAGAGGTCCCGCTATACTCCACGACAATCTGCCGGGGAACGGTAGATTTCGCTCTGAAGCTGAGCTCATAGGTTGCGCCTGCTTCAAGCGGGATTTTCTCCTGATAGAGCTGGGTATGCCAGGCTTGTGACCCGGCCGCCGTGATCAGCACCTCCGCTGCTCCGTTCACCACTTGGAAGGACGAGGCTCCGCCTTCGCCGGACCAGGTTGACCAGCCTGAGCTGCCGCTGGTGAATGAGCCGTTAACGACCAGATTGTTATCATTCGCCAGTATAGTCTGAACCACACTGGCGTTGACATACCCTTCGGCTTCCACGGTAATGATATAGCTTCCCTCTGCCGGGAAGGCGGCAGGCTGAATTGTAATTGCTCCCGTTCCTACATGGTACAGCTCCGCCGCAAGCGTAACGCCATTCACCTTAACGGACTTAATGCTGCCTGACCATTCTGGCTTATCGATGAAGATAAGCTCAATCGGCTGTGATACCCGGTTGGCTGTGGAATCTGCAAGCAGTTCCTGCGGCTTCGCCGGGGCGTCCTTAATCTCGAATCTGACATTGTCAATAATGATGTCATGACTCTGAGGAACACTCACTCCGCCTACCTTGCCGAGCAGGAATTTCAGCGAGAGCATATCATTCGCCCCCTGCCGGAATTCGAACCGGTAATGCTTCATCTCTGGTGTCAGCTCCACCGTCTTATCGATGGAAGGGGAATAGCTCGCATTCTCTGCCTTCACATTGATCTGCCGGGCCACGCTGGCACTGGCGTCGAATTCAACCACATAATTGAGGCCCGCCGCTGCCTTCAGGTTATTCTGGAAAAGCATCACCGAATACGCCTGATTGCCGGTGTTCGTAATGCTGAATTTCGCTGCCCCATCCGCCGCTGCCGCAGTGCTCTGGCCGCCGTCTTCTGTCAGCAGCCGCTCCCAGCTCGTAAGCCCGAAGCTGAAATCCCCGTTCAAGAGCGGGTAATAGGTCAGATCAGGATCATAATAGGAGCTGGTGCGTACCAGCACGAATTGATCCAAATGGACCGTTCCGGTGCTCCCGCCAAGCCGCAGTACGAATTGTCCAAGATGATCCTTAGCTCCCGCGAGATTCTTGAACACCGCCTCAACCTGCTGAGGTCCCGCACTCAGCTGTACCGGCTCCGAAGCATAGACTTCGCCGTCATGGCCGCGCAGTTCAATAATTGCTGTCCGTGCAGAGGAGCTATCCGCCTCGAAGGTCAGCTTATAATCCTGGCCTTGCACCAGGAAGATCCCCTTTTGTTGCAGCGTAATCTCGCTGCTGCCGTTGTCCGCGCCTATTATGTCCAGCTTCAGGCGACCGTCAGCCTCAACCCCCGGGGTAACCTCCGCACCCCCTGAAGCATCGATATGCCAATAGCTCATCCGATCCGGTTCCCCCAGATCAAAGCTGCCGTTGTACAGGTGGTTGCCGCTGCCGAGCGGCGCCTTGGCGCTGTCATGATCGAAGGGAATACTGCCGATCTCTTCAAGCCGTGCATTGCCAAGCCAGACCGGGGAAGCGTTGGTCCCCAGATTGAACTCAATCCGCGCGGCATTGTCCGAGCTCTCCTTCATCTGGAACATCGTCTCGTAATGCTGAAGCTGCGGGGTCAGCACCGCCTTGAACGCCGGAGAATAGGACGGGAAGCCCAGCGGTGCGCCGCCGGTCAGCCGGGCAGTGAACTCCCTGGCCGTATCCGTTCTGGCATCGAAGCTCAGCTTGTAGTATCTGCCCTTCGCCAGCGAGACAATGGCCTGCGGCTGAATCGAATAGGAATTGCCGCCCGGCTTCAAGATGTTTACCTTGAGGAGATTCACACCGCCGGCCTGCTCCAGAGAGAGAGCCGCATCCGCGCCTTCATCCTTATACAGTACCCAGTGGGCTGTATTCGGGATACCCAGCCCGGGATCTCCCTCTACCTGCTCCGTGAACCCGCTGTTATAAATGAAGTTGCCGTCCGCCAGCGGCGGCTTTGCTCCCTCCAGATAAGGCTCCTTCGCCAGCTCTACCGGTACCGGCTGCCGGTATTCGCGTCCGGTCAGCTCATAGATTCTGACATAGTCAATCTCCATGGAACTCGGAAATACCGTTTCTTCCGTAGGATTACCGTCAAAGTTGCCGCCGACTGCCAGATTCATCAGCAGGTGGAACTTCTGGTTGAACGGTGCCGGATACGCATTGATAGCCGGCTGTCCGCTGCTCTTGCTGTACCAGTCATTCTTGGTCGAGAACAGTACCCCGTCCACATACCAGCGGATCTCCCCCGGCTCCCATTCAATGGAATAGGTGTGGAACTCTTCAATAGTGGAACCGCCCGGCAGCACATACTCCTTGCCGGAATAGACATTATCCGGCCACTGGGAACCATAGTGGATCGTTCCGGCAACTACATTCGGACGGCTGCCCCAGCCTTCCATAATATCCAGCTCCCCGGAGGCCGCCCAATTGCCGTACACATAATTCTCCGGCAGCATCCAGATCGCCGGCCACAGCCCCTTGCCTGCCGGTGCCTTCGCCCGGATCTCGAATTTGCCGTACATTTTGCTGTACAATCCATTCGTCTTAATTCTTGTGGAAGTGTACGGCTTGCCACCCACCGCTTCTTTACGCGCAGTAATGATCAGCTTGCCGTCCTGCTCCTTCACATTCTTCGGATCATTGGTGTAATACTCCAGCTCATTATTGCCCCAGCCCGGATTCCCGACAGCGGTGCCATCGCCGAGATCATAGGTCCACTTCGCGGGATCAATGACATTGTCATCGAATTCATCATTCCACACCAGACTCCACGGATCACTGGTCGGCGCTGGTGTGGGTGTTGGACTTAGTGTTGGTGTCGGCGTTGGGGTTGGTTCCGGTGTCGGTATTGGCGTCGGCTCTGGCGTAACCTCCGGTGTCGGTATTGGTGTCGGCTCCGGCGTAACCTCCGGTGTCGGTATTGGCGTCGGCTCTGGCGTAACCTCTGGTGTCGGTATTGGTGTCGGCTCCGGCGTAACCTCTGGTGTGAGCGTTGGCGTGGGCTCCGGTGTAGCCGTCGCCGTCTCCCCGCCACCGGCGGCAACAGGCGGCTGGCTGGCCTGCGGCGAGGCCAGATTGAGATTGCTGCGGCTGCCCGTCTTGAGAGCGACGCCCCCGGCTGTGACAGCTTCGGCCTGATTCAGCACGGTGCCAAAGCTGCCGCTGCCCAGAATCACGGTGCCCCGGGCACCGGCTGTAAGGAGCAGCTCTGCCACCTGCGCCTGATTCATCAGCACCAGCTTGCCGGGAGTGCCCCAGATCAGCTTGGATAGCTTGCCCGACAAGCTCAGCGTGAGGTTGCCTCCAGCCGCATCAGCGGTGGATACAACCCCATAATTGCCAATAAGAGTGACCGCCTGCTCCCCTGGCGGGAGTACAACACCAGCGAATCCTTCCCCGGTAAGCGCACCTTCTTCAAGGATAGCACCGGAATCAAGCTGCACTGTTCCGGCTGTTGTCGTCCCGCTGGCAACGATGCGGACACTCCCCTTCGGCTTCGCCACCTGCACAGCCCCAAGGCTGCTGTCCGCAAGGCTCACTCCCTGCCCTCCGCCGCCGCGAATATAGGTTGTGCCTGTAACCTGCACCCCCTGAAGCCGGATCACTCCTTCCCCGATCCCCTCCGTAAGATAGAGATTGCCTTCAATGATACTATCCCTCAGTGTAATATCCTTATGGCTCAGCACCACATTCCCCTTTACCCTGCCCAGCTTCACTTCCCCGGCGGCGGAGCGCAGCTCCGTCACCAGTGTATCCGCCAGCTTCGCCAGCTCGGCACGTGTAATCCTCCCGTCCGGCTTGAATAAGCCTCCGGGATAGCCTTGCATATAACCGGCTGCCGTAAAAGCATCCGCCGCAGCGCTAACTGCGCTGTCGGCTCCCGCCAGGTCGCTATACATCCCCTTCGCTTGACGCTCTGTCTCCAGCCTCAGTATCCGCTGAAGCGCAAGGACCGCCTCCCCGCGTTTCAGCGGAGCCGCAGGTTCGATTCGCTGATCTGCGCCAGCGCTCAGATACCCCGCCGCTACCGCTTTGGCGATATCGTCCTTATACCAGGCGGCCGCCGGGACATCTGCCGGAAGCACAGCCGCCATGTCCGTATAGCCGAAGATACGGTTAATGATTGCCGTAAATTCTGCCCGGGTTACCTGCTGCTCCGGCCGGAAGCTGCCGTCCCTGTAGCCGGAGATCACCCCGCTGCGGCTCCAGCGCTGCACTGCATGTGCCGCCCAGCTGCCCTCTTTTACATCAGTAAACGCTTTCAAATCACTAGCAGCCAAGCTCCCGCTCTGCAAGGCGGCCGTAGTCTCCGCAGACGCTGTCAATCTACCCTGAACAGATTTCGCCTCAGCCCCGCCGCTGCCCAGCGGCGATAGAAGTCCGGTAACGATGACAGCGGCCGCTAACAACGCTGATAGATTTCTTTTCATTCCGTGTATGCCTCCTCAGGATTTGAGTCTCCTCTTACCGCATTTCCATCGCCCCGCGCCTTCAAGCTGCTCTCAGCTCCCTCTACAGTACCCTCAAGCTCCCTAATCGAAATCGGTTTCGATTTTCTCCGTGCCATTCCTCTGAACGCAATTAACCTTTGACTTGTTTCGGCAAGTTGAATAGACTCTAGAAAGGACTGCTGTTTGACAGCAGAGAGCGTCCAAGTGAACGGTCAGTAGCCTTGAGAAACCCTGGCATACCCGTCTTTTGGCCCTGTTATAACTATGAAGCGGGGGTGAGCATAGCCATGCAAATGAATATCAAAAAAATCGCCGAAATGGCCGGGGTCTCTGTATCGACTGTCTCCAAAATCATGAACAATTACAGCGATGTATCCGAAAAAACGAAACGAAGAGTGCTCGAAATCATCGAACAAACCGGATATACCCCCTCAAGCTCCGCCAAGACGCTGGCTACCAAGAAGTCCAATCTGATCGGGGTTATTTTTGCCGGTGAGCTGAATGTGGAATTTACCCATCCTTTTTTTGTAGAGGTGCTGAATTCGTTCAAGAAGCAGATGGGCGTACTGGGGTATGACCTGATTTTCTTCTCGAATGAGAAGTTCATTAACAGCGGCGATTACTACTCGCGTTGCCTGCATTTCCATGTGGACGGCTGTGTCATTATCTCGGGAGAACAGATGGAGCCTGCGATACAGGAACTCGACCGGAGCCATATTCCCTGCATCGGCGTTGACCTGGAGCTGACCGGCAGGAAATCCGGCTATGTCATGTCAGATAATTACCAGATTGCTTCCAAGGTGGTGGAGCATTTCTACCTGCTCGGACACCGGGAGCTTGGCTTCATAGGCAGCAGAGCGGATTCGGATATCTCCAACCGGCGCGAAGCAGGGTATGTCAGAGCCATTGCAGGCTTCGGCCTGGTCATGAATCCTAAGTGGTTCGTGCATGGTGACGATTTCTTCGAGCCCAGCGGGTATGCGGCAATGAACTCGTTAATTGCATCGGGAGATTTGCCAAAAGCGGTCTTCGCCGCCTCCGATCTCCTCGCTCTCGGCGCAGTCCGCGCCTTGAAGGAGCAGGGTCTGCGTGTTCCCGAGGATGTGGCCATCATCGGCTGTGATGATATTGAGGCCTGCCAGTATACCAGCCCTACGCTGACGACCATCCGCCAGAACAAGGAACGCCTGGGTGTGCTCGCCGCCCATATGCTGTTCGATCTCATCAATAACCAGTCTGAAGGCGGCTCATTTGTAGTTGAACCGGCGTTAATCGTCCGTGAATCCTGCGGCAGCGGGCTGAAACACTTGAACCGGTAAACGGCTAAATCCCTGAATTACTGAATCGCTTGAATCGCTTGAATCACTGTACTCCTGCTTCTCCCGGAATTGCCCTTCAATCCCTCCCCTCCAGCCCAGAACTTCGCTTGGCTGCACTATGCACCCACCCGAAAACGCTTTCGATACTATAATCGCTCATTTAACGGACTGCTTCAAGGCACCGTTTTTCTGGTTTTGGGGACCATTTTTCGGCTTGGCCCCCACATTGGCCTGTCCTTGCCCTCTATACTGACCGCATCACAGCGGAGCAGGCTCGGCTGCCTGAGGGTCCAGCGACAATCTGACCAGTTGGCCCGCATGACTAAGACCCGCACCGAAGCCGTACAGCAACACCTGCTGGCCGCTGCGCACCTTCCCTTCGCGGATGCCCAGATCCAGCGCAAGCGGAATACTGGCAGCCGAGGTGTTACCGAAGGCTTCAAGACTGTACAGTGCCTGCCCGAGCGGATAGTTCAGCCGTTCACAGATGGGTTCAATCATCCGCAGATTGGCGCTGTGCGGGATGAACCAGTCTACTTCCGCAAGCTCTGCTCCGGCGTTCTTCAGCACCTGCTGTACTCCCTGCGGAACCGTACGGACCGCCCACTTGAAGACTTCACGCCCGTTCTGTACCAGCATGCCTGAACCGGCAAGCTCCACTCCGTTCACCTTCTCCGCCAGCCCTGTGCGATAGACATGCTGCGCTCCGCTTCCGTCACTGCCGAGATGGTATCCCATGAAGTCGTCTGACGCCCCGCTCCCGCTGCTCTCCACCAGCACAGCCCCTGCTCCATCCCCGAACAGAATGCAGGTACTGCGGTCCGTATAATCGGTGATCTTGGATAGCGTGTCGGCACCGATGACCAGCACCTTATGATGCAGTCCCGAAGACACCAGCGCATGAGCCGTATGCAGAGCATATACGAATCCAGCGCAGGCGGCGCTCAGATCGATCGCTCCCGCAGTCAGCGGAATGCCAAGGGTATTCTGCACAATGGACGCCACAGATGGAAAAGAAAAGTCAGGCGTGCTGGTCGCCACAAGCACCATATCGACATCCTGCACGCTTTTGCCATAACGCTTCATCATATCCCGGACGGCAGCTGCACACAGATCACTGGTATATTCATCCGCGCGGCTGATCCTGCGCTCCCGGATACCCGTCCGCTGCACAATCCACTCATCATTGGTATCCACCATCTGCTCCAGATCCTGATTCGTAAGTCTGCGGGCCGGCACGTAAGATCCGATCGCTGTTATTTTTGCACCTGTCATGTGAACCACCTCAGCTTTTCAGTTTATTAGTATCTGATATTAGTACTTGGTACTAATTATAACCTGCTCCTGACTATTTTGCAAAATGTATACCCGGAATCGCCCGTCTGCAATCACATCTTAACATTGTAAAGATCACAAACACATGCTACAATCTTTACATTGTTAAGATGACAGGCAAGTATGAAAGGAAGCATGCATACCTTGAAAGATAAACCCTACCACCGCGGCAATTTACGCAACCAGCTGATCGAAGCTGGTATCAAGCTGATTAACTTGGACGGCATGAATAGCTTTTCCCTGCGCAAAGTAGCCGCCGAATGTGCAGTCAGCCATACCGCCCCCTACAGCCATTTCAAAAATATAGATGAACTGGTAGCCGCCATGGGGGAACATGTCACGAGCCAGTTTATGGACACCCTGCATGCCTCCGTTCAAGGACAGGCGGAGAACCCTGATACGATTATCCTGCTGGGGCAGGCCTATATTGATTTTTTCATAGAGCATCCACAGTATTTCCAGTTTCTGTTCTACCATTCAGGCATCGTTATTGATCTGGACAACTACGATTCTGACAGCTATCCGCCATTTGCCCTATTCCGGACAACGGTCTATG is part of the Paenibacillus sp. FSL M7-0420 genome and harbors:
- a CDS encoding LacI family DNA-binding transcriptional regulator; protein product: MNIKKIAEMAGVSVSTVSKIMNNYSDVSEKTKRRVLEIIEQTGYTPSSSAKTLATKKSNLIGVIFAGELNVEFTHPFFVEVLNSFKKQMGVLGYDLIFFSNEKFINSGDYYSRCLHFHVDGCVIISGEQMEPAIQELDRSHIPCIGVDLELTGRKSGYVMSDNYQIASKVVEHFYLLGHRELGFIGSRADSDISNRREAGYVRAIAGFGLVMNPKWFVHGDDFFEPSGYAAMNSLIASGDLPKAVFAASDLLALGAVRALKEQGLRVPEDVAIIGCDDIEACQYTSPTLTTIRQNKERLGVLAAHMLFDLINNQSEGGSFVVEPALIVRESCGSGLKHLNR
- a CDS encoding TetR/AcrR family transcriptional regulator, giving the protein MKDKPYHRGNLRNQLIEAGIKLINLDGMNSFSLRKVAAECAVSHTAPYSHFKNIDELVAAMGEHVTSQFMDTLHASVQGQAENPDTIILLGQAYIDFFIEHPQYFQFLFYHSGIVIDLDNYDSDSYPPFALFRTTVYEVFRGSGLPESEFTRHLVALWSMVHGITALLTNNGVRYSGNWRDLLELKSIF
- a CDS encoding carbohydrate binding domain-containing protein, whose translation is MKRNLSALLAAAVIVTGLLSPLGSGGAEAKSVQGRLTASAETTAALQSGSLAASDLKAFTDVKEGSWAAHAVQRWSRSGVISGYRDGSFRPEQQVTRAEFTAIINRIFGYTDMAAVLPADVPAAAWYKDDIAKAVAAGYLSAGADQRIEPAAPLKRGEAVLALQRILRLETERQAKGMYSDLAGADSAVSAAADAFTAAGYMQGYPGGLFKPDGRITRAELAKLADTLVTELRSAAGEVKLGRVKGNVVLSHKDITLRDSIIEGNLYLTEGIGEGVIRLQGVQVTGTTYIRGGGGQGVSLADSSLGAVQVAKPKGSVRIVASGTTTAGTVQLDSGAILEEGALTGEGFAGVVLPPGEQAVTLIGNYGVVSTADAAGGNLTLSLSGKLSKLIWGTPGKLVLMNQAQVAELLLTAGARGTVILGSGSFGTVLNQAEAVTAGGVALKTGSRSNLNLASPQASQPPVAAGGGETATATPEPTPTLTPEVTPEPTPIPTPEVTPEPTPIPTPEVTPEPTPIPTPEVTPEPTPIPTPEPTPTPTPTLSPTPTPAPTSDPWSLVWNDEFDDNVIDPAKWTYDLGDGTAVGNPGWGNNELEYYTNDPKNVKEQDGKLIITARKEAVGGKPYTSTRIKTNGLYSKMYGKFEIRAKAPAGKGLWPAIWMLPENYVYGNWAASGELDIMEGWGSRPNVVAGTIHYGSQWPDNVYSGKEYVLPGGSTIEEFHTYSIEWEPGEIRWYVDGVLFSTKNDWYSKSSGQPAINAYPAPFNQKFHLLMNLAVGGNFDGNPTEETVFPSSMEIDYVRIYELTGREYRQPVPVELAKEPYLEGAKPPLADGNFIYNSGFTEQVEGDPGLGIPNTAHWVLYKDEGADAALSLEQAGGVNLLKVNILKPGGNSYSIQPQAIVSLAKGRYYKLSFDARTDTAREFTARLTGGAPLGFPSYSPAFKAVLTPQLQHYETMFQMKESSDNAARIEFNLGTNASPVWLGNARLEEIGSIPFDHDSAKAPLGSGNHLYNGSFDLGEPDRMSYWHIDASGGAEVTPGVEADGRLKLDIIGADNGSSEITLQQKGIFLVQGQDYKLTFEADSSSARTAIIELRGHDGEVYASEPVQLSAGPQQVEAVFKNLAGAKDHLGQFVLRLGGSTGTVHLDQFVLVRTSSYYDPDLTYYPLLNGDFSFGLTSWERLLTEDGGQSTAAAADGAAKFSITNTGNQAYSVMLFQNNLKAAAGLNYVVEFDASASVARQINVKAENASYSPSIDKTVELTPEMKHYRFEFRQGANDMLSLKFLLGKVGGVSVPQSHDIIIDNVRFEIKDAPAKPQELLADSTANRVSQPIELIFIDKPEWSGSIKSVKVNGVTLAAELYHVGTGAITIQPAAFPAEGSYIITVEAEGYVNASVVQTILANDNNLVVNGSFTSGSSGWSTWSGEGGASSFQVVNGAAEVLITAAGSQAWHTQLYQEKIPLEAGATYELSFRAKSTVPRQIVVEYSGTSAQAAQAKFDITATWATYSTQFSVTNNNPLKLNYLIGATLGEDKTANHIAHTISFDDIVLRKVTDGPDTEPASGTLDNGTFDAQPALKGWTQYFEGAGNAAVQNGELEVSLGFTGSANYAAQVDYRDLKLTQGKSYTLAFSARSDINRLIEVAVEHNGGDYTKYLPVTATALTGDMQRFSYTFTMNGGTDAGVHLVFLLGLNPGNSAETNAAIEAGNHIFIDDVSLIENP
- a CDS encoding ketoacyl-ACP synthase III, with the protein product MTGAKITAIGSYVPARRLTNQDLEQMVDTNDEWIVQRTGIRERRISRADEYTSDLCAAAVRDMMKRYGKSVQDVDMVLVATSTPDFSFPSVASIVQNTLGIPLTAGAIDLSAACAGFVYALHTAHALVSSGLHHKVLVIGADTLSKITDYTDRSTCILFGDGAGAVLVESSGSGASDDFMGYHLGSDGSGAQHVYRTGLAEKVNGVELAGSGMLVQNGREVFKWAVRTVPQGVQQVLKNAGAELAEVDWFIPHSANLRMIEPICERLNYPLGQALYSLEAFGNTSAASIPLALDLGIREGKVRSGQQVLLYGFGAGLSHAGQLVRLSLDPQAAEPAPL